A single region of the Pontibacter kalidii genome encodes:
- a CDS encoding SusC/RagA family TonB-linked outer membrane protein, which translates to MKKILFLSLLLVTVLLHQGMAQVRTITGRVTDASTNQPLPGVTVLVKGTTVGTATSGDGSYSLNVPEGSNTLMFSFIGYETVERNIGNATTVDVALATDAEQLEEVVVTALGIERNRNELAYSAQEVSGEQITRTRSTDFVNTLSGKVAGLDIRTNNTMGGSTNVVIRGYSSITGNNQALFVIDGVPVSNANNNTNPRIAQQNPDFGNQQAGGVGTDWGNAAADLNPDNIESVNVLKGAAATALYGSRAANGVIMITTKKGLKNSLNVVVNSGVTWSQIDESTFIRYQKEYGGGYLQRFRTPQDLGSGVAPVVRFQDDASYGPRFDPNLQVYHWDAIDPFHPNFGQTRPWVAADNDPSTFYETGVNSNQSIVVSGGGDRTTFNLGYTRNDIKGNLPNSTIDKDLFNFTGSYDATDKLTVSASANYSRTVAVGRYGTGYNGRNPNQAFRQWWQTNVDIEEQREAYFRNRQNITWNWNSSNTGPIYTDNPYWSRYENFSNDNRDNFYGYASATYKFTDWFSLMGRAAFNTTTDMQEERVAVGSADVSQYARFNRDFNEANFDLIANFNRNITEDINLTGLLGTNLRRSRMNSIRATTNGGLVVPGLYALSNSANPPTPPLEEGERIGVDGIFANANIGFKETAFLELSARRDKSTTLPEDDNSFFYPAVAANVVFSNLLELEWLTHGKIRANYAEVGNDAPALSLLDVYDKPTGYGNIPLFSLPDIKNNENLKPERQESFEAGVEAEFFNGVFGFDFTWYTSKTVDQIIPVSTTAASGYTQRFVNAGEVENKGIEVAAFVTPVRTTDIAWTVNLNFSRNRNEVLSLYEDVQNIPLQNFQGGVSLNAAVGHPYGVIRGNDFVYTNGQRTVNSDGYYMVSPEAGLIIGDPNPDWLGGVNNTFSYKGITLAFLVDIRQGGDIFSLDQWYGEATGLYPHTAGLNDKGNPSRLPVAEGGGILLPGVKEDGSPNDVYAENQDGNGLTPFGYAANNFVGAPRAWYVYDGSFVKLRELALTYALPQTLLENIGFIKGVDLQLIGRNLWIIHKNMEYSDPEEGISSGNAGRGYQSGAYPAVKTYGFNVRLNF; encoded by the coding sequence ATGAAGAAAATTCTATTCCTGAGTCTCTTGCTTGTGACAGTCCTGTTGCACCAGGGCATGGCACAGGTAAGGACCATCACTGGTAGAGTGACGGATGCATCTACCAATCAGCCGTTGCCAGGCGTTACCGTCCTGGTAAAGGGTACTACCGTTGGTACTGCCACCTCGGGAGATGGCAGCTACTCTCTTAATGTGCCGGAAGGCAGCAATACACTAATGTTTAGCTTTATCGGCTATGAGACGGTAGAGCGCAATATCGGCAACGCCACCACTGTGGATGTGGCGCTGGCGACGGATGCAGAGCAACTGGAGGAGGTGGTAGTGACCGCCCTGGGTATAGAGCGAAACCGGAATGAGCTTGCCTATTCGGCACAGGAAGTAAGCGGGGAACAGATTACCCGGACCAGGTCCACCGACTTCGTGAATACACTTTCAGGCAAGGTGGCCGGTTTGGATATCAGAACCAACAATACCATGGGAGGATCTACCAACGTGGTGATTCGGGGGTACTCCTCCATTACTGGCAACAACCAGGCACTGTTTGTAATAGATGGCGTGCCGGTGAGCAATGCCAATAACAACACGAACCCCAGGATTGCGCAGCAAAATCCTGACTTTGGTAACCAGCAGGCGGGTGGCGTAGGTACAGACTGGGGCAACGCTGCGGCAGACCTTAACCCTGATAACATTGAGTCGGTGAACGTGCTGAAGGGAGCGGCCGCAACGGCTTTGTACGGCTCCCGTGCGGCAAACGGCGTAATCATGATCACCACTAAGAAAGGGCTCAAAAACAGCCTCAATGTTGTAGTGAACAGTGGTGTTACCTGGAGCCAGATCGATGAGAGCACCTTTATCCGTTACCAGAAAGAGTACGGAGGCGGATATCTTCAGAGGTTCCGCACACCGCAGGACTTGGGTAGCGGCGTGGCTCCGGTAGTGAGGTTTCAGGATGATGCCTCCTATGGCCCACGGTTTGACCCGAACCTGCAGGTGTACCACTGGGACGCGATAGATCCATTCCATCCGAATTTTGGCCAGACGAGGCCTTGGGTAGCAGCGGACAACGATCCTAGTACCTTCTACGAAACAGGTGTTAACTCCAACCAAAGTATAGTAGTTAGCGGTGGCGGGGATAGAACCACCTTTAACCTGGGCTATACCCGAAACGATATAAAGGGTAACCTCCCTAACAGTACCATCGACAAGGACCTCTTCAACTTTACCGGTTCATACGATGCCACCGACAAGTTGACAGTAAGTGCCTCTGCTAATTACTCGCGTACGGTGGCTGTAGGCAGGTATGGCACAGGCTACAACGGCCGTAACCCGAACCAGGCCTTCAGGCAGTGGTGGCAAACCAACGTGGATATTGAGGAACAGCGGGAGGCTTACTTCAGAAACCGCCAAAACATTACCTGGAACTGGAACAGCAGCAACACAGGGCCTATCTACACTGATAACCCCTACTGGTCGCGGTACGAGAACTTTTCGAACGACAACCGGGACAACTTCTATGGTTACGCTTCTGCCACCTACAAATTCACAGACTGGTTCAGCCTGATGGGAAGGGCTGCCTTCAACACCACTACTGATATGCAGGAAGAGCGTGTGGCTGTGGGAAGTGCAGATGTAAGCCAGTACGCGAGGTTTAACCGGGACTTCAATGAGGCGAACTTCGACCTTATAGCCAACTTCAATAGGAATATAACCGAGGATATCAACCTGACGGGCTTATTGGGAACTAACCTGCGCAGGAGCCGCATGAACTCCATCCGGGCAACGACTAACGGAGGGCTTGTCGTTCCAGGGTTGTATGCCCTGTCAAATTCCGCTAACCCTCCTACGCCACCACTTGAGGAAGGAGAGCGCATCGGGGTAGATGGTATCTTTGCCAACGCAAATATTGGATTCAAAGAAACGGCGTTTCTTGAGCTCTCAGCCCGCCGGGATAAATCTACAACCCTGCCCGAGGATGACAACTCATTCTTTTACCCTGCCGTGGCAGCGAACGTGGTCTTCTCGAACTTACTAGAACTGGAGTGGCTGACCCACGGTAAAATAAGGGCAAACTATGCCGAGGTAGGCAACGATGCGCCGGCACTGAGCTTGCTGGATGTATATGATAAGCCAACAGGCTATGGAAACATCCCGCTCTTCTCGCTTCCGGATATAAAGAACAATGAAAACCTTAAACCTGAGCGGCAGGAGAGCTTTGAAGCAGGTGTGGAGGCCGAGTTTTTTAACGGGGTGTTTGGATTTGACTTCACCTGGTATACTTCCAAAACGGTGGATCAGATTATACCTGTGAGTACCACTGCGGCATCGGGCTACACCCAACGCTTCGTGAACGCAGGTGAGGTGGAAAACAAAGGGATTGAGGTGGCAGCATTTGTTACCCCTGTAAGGACAACAGATATTGCCTGGACAGTGAACCTTAACTTCTCGCGCAACAGAAACGAAGTGCTGAGTTTGTATGAGGACGTGCAGAACATTCCGCTACAAAACTTCCAGGGCGGTGTTTCGCTCAATGCCGCCGTGGGGCATCCCTATGGCGTTATCAGGGGCAACGACTTTGTCTACACCAACGGCCAGCGAACAGTTAACTCAGACGGTTACTACATGGTCTCCCCTGAGGCAGGCCTGATCATTGGCGACCCTAACCCGGACTGGCTGGGAGGCGTGAATAACACCTTTAGCTACAAGGGGATAACGCTTGCCTTCCTGGTGGACATCCGCCAAGGGGGCGACATCTTCTCGCTGGACCAGTGGTATGGTGAGGCCACCGGCTTGTATCCACATACGGCAGGGCTGAATGATAAGGGTAACCCCTCACGATTGCCGGTTGCAGAAGGTGGTGGTATCCTCTTGCCAGGCGTTAAGGAGGATGGCAGCCCGAACGATGTCTATGCGGAAAACCAGGATGGTAATGGCTTGACCCCCTTCGGCTATGCGGCGAATAACTTTGTTGGCGCGCCGAGGGCCTGGTATGTCTATGACGGCAGCTTTGTGAAGCTAAGAGAGCTTGCACTGACCTACGCTTTGCCACAGACCCTACTTGAGAATATTGGTTTTATAAAGGGGGTAGACCTGCAACTGATAGGCCGCAACCTGTGGATCATCCACAAGAACATGGAGTACTCTGACCCGGAAGAGGGCATCAGCTCTGGAAATGCAGGCCGAGGTTATCAGAGTGGGGCCTACCCGGCTGTCAAAACCTATGGATTTAATGTCAGATTGAATTTTTAA
- a CDS encoding SusD/RagB family nutrient-binding outer membrane lipoprotein, with amino-acid sequence MKKILICLFSMVLAASCVDDLDDYNVDPKRTSEAPPATLFTYAVLSLSDVLTTPNVNFNNYRFYVQHWTSTQYLDEPRYNMTSRLIPQNMWQELYRDVLADLKEAKRLVTEDEFLEAEVKNNQLAQIEMMEVYTWFVIVTTWGDVPYTEALDPTNSLPAYDDDRAIYNDLISRLNMALGLVDPAATGFVEGDVFYSGNMDQWLKFGNSLKLKMGMVLADVDPAQAGALVEEAAPNVFTSNADNAVFPYLSAPPNNNPISDNVLGPFSSREDYVAANTLVDIMNELDDPRRPEYFTDVDGEFRGGIYGYENVYSDFSTVSEKIADPTFEALLLDYSEVEFLLAEAVERGFNVAGTAEEHYNKAVTASITYWGRSEEEAAAYLAQPDVNYSTAPGDWRQKIGTQKWIALYNRGFDAWLSWRRLDAPDLQPPVIEGASSLIIPKRLIYPINEQTLNPENRDAAASAIGGDEASTRLFWDVR; translated from the coding sequence ATGAAAAAGATACTTATATGCCTGTTCTCCATGGTGCTGGCGGCATCATGTGTAGATGACCTGGATGATTATAATGTGGATCCGAAGAGAACGTCGGAAGCACCGCCGGCTACGCTTTTCACCTATGCGGTTCTGAGCCTGTCGGATGTGTTAACGACGCCCAATGTAAACTTCAATAACTATAGGTTCTATGTGCAGCACTGGACCTCTACCCAATACCTGGATGAGCCGAGGTACAACATGACATCCCGCCTGATCCCGCAAAATATGTGGCAGGAGCTCTACCGGGATGTGCTGGCGGATCTTAAGGAGGCCAAAAGGCTGGTAACCGAAGACGAGTTTCTGGAGGCTGAAGTGAAGAATAACCAGCTGGCGCAGATAGAGATGATGGAGGTATACACCTGGTTTGTGATAGTGACCACCTGGGGCGATGTTCCCTATACGGAGGCACTTGATCCTACGAATTCTCTGCCCGCCTACGATGATGATCGGGCGATCTACAACGATCTTATTTCCCGCCTTAACATGGCCCTCGGGCTTGTAGACCCTGCCGCAACCGGGTTTGTAGAAGGAGACGTGTTTTATAGCGGGAATATGGATCAGTGGCTGAAGTTTGGCAATTCGCTGAAGTTGAAGATGGGCATGGTGCTTGCCGATGTTGATCCGGCCCAGGCTGGGGCACTTGTAGAGGAGGCTGCGCCGAACGTGTTTACGAGTAACGCGGATAACGCAGTTTTCCCTTACCTGAGCGCCCCTCCAAACAACAACCCTATTTCTGATAACGTATTAGGCCCCTTTTCATCCAGAGAGGACTATGTTGCTGCCAATACCTTGGTTGATATAATGAATGAGTTAGATGACCCAAGAAGGCCGGAGTACTTTACGGATGTTGATGGAGAGTTTAGAGGAGGGATATACGGCTATGAAAACGTTTATAGCGATTTCTCCACCGTGAGTGAGAAAATAGCCGACCCTACCTTTGAGGCGCTGCTGCTAGACTATTCAGAAGTAGAGTTCCTGCTGGCAGAAGCTGTGGAGAGAGGCTTTAATGTGGCAGGAACAGCGGAGGAGCATTATAATAAGGCTGTTACGGCCTCTATTACTTACTGGGGCAGATCAGAGGAAGAGGCAGCGGCTTATCTGGCGCAACCCGATGTAAACTATAGCACCGCCCCGGGGGACTGGCGCCAAAAAATAGGTACGCAGAAATGGATAGCGCTGTATAACCGCGGGTTTGACGCTTGGCTATCATGGCGAAGGTTAGATGCCCCGGATTTGCAGCCTCCGGTTATAGAAGGGGCGTCTTCACTGATCATACCGAAGCGCTTGATCTATCCTATCAACGAGCAGACGCTTAATCCTGAGAACCGCGATGCGGCTGCAAGCGCTATTGGTGGAGACGAGGCCAGTACCCGCCTTTTCTGGGATGTTCGGTAA
- a CDS encoding bifunctional UDP-N-acetylmuramoyl-tripeptide:D-alanyl-D-alanine ligase/alanine racemase, producing the protein MLTFQQLQSITGGKDVQFVQPLPIVHLLTDSRKLSQPAGSVFFAIRGKYNDGHKYLPQLYAQGVRQLVLEQGEPEQLKQLYPEANILLVDSSLKALQKLAAWHRAQFRVPVIGITGSNGKTIVKEWLSQLLSQDELVVKSPRSYNSQLGVPLSVWQLQSNHTLGIFEAGISQPGEMEKLQPIIWPTIGIFTNIGTAHDEGFASREQKVQEKLKLFREVELLFYCSDYELLHQAVQAQHINSFTWSRQYPEANLYINATTTAGHRTIVVYTFGGEKQRLAIPFTDEASVENALHCLAILLHRRLPLSELQDRLDRLHPVAMRLEMKEAINGCYLIDDTYNNDLAGLAIALNLQASQPQRGQHTLILSDVLESGLPETELYRKVAELVQAHQVQRLIAIGPTISKYSHLFPTAAFYTSTADFLKAFDPANFRNEVILVKGARVFGFEKIVQAFQQKVHGTVLEVNLDALVHNLNYYRAKLAPDTRLMVMVKAFAYGSGSFEVANLLQFHRVDYLAVAYVDEGVALRENGITLPIMVMNPSPDSFAKLRQYSLEPEIYTLEQLQAFVVSLESDAEYKIHLKLDTGMHRLGFEEEDFEALFVLLEQHPQVQVVSTFSHLAGADEAIHNDFSQLQISRFRSMAAKLEERLKYTLIKHILNSAGIVRFPEHHLDMVRLGIGLYGVEATGSEQEALRPVSTLKTTVSQVKSIKQGDTVGYSRKGVADAAKTTATIAIGYADGYDRRFSNGVGEVLLNGHRCPIIGNVCMDMSMVDVTGVDVKAGDTAIVFGPELTLVELAQRAGTIPYELLTNVGTRVKRVFYSE; encoded by the coding sequence ATGCTCACGTTTCAGCAGCTACAAAGTATAACCGGGGGCAAGGATGTACAGTTTGTGCAGCCACTGCCCATTGTGCACCTGCTCACCGACAGCCGCAAGCTATCGCAACCGGCGGGTTCGGTGTTTTTTGCCATCCGTGGCAAGTATAACGATGGCCACAAATACCTGCCACAACTGTATGCCCAGGGCGTAAGGCAGCTCGTGCTGGAGCAGGGCGAGCCGGAGCAACTGAAGCAGCTGTACCCGGAGGCGAACATACTGCTGGTAGATAGCAGCCTGAAGGCGCTGCAAAAGCTGGCGGCGTGGCACCGGGCGCAGTTCCGGGTTCCGGTGATCGGGATAACGGGCAGCAACGGAAAAACGATTGTGAAAGAATGGCTTTCGCAACTGCTGAGTCAGGATGAGCTGGTGGTGAAGAGCCCGCGCAGCTACAACTCGCAACTGGGGGTGCCGCTGAGCGTGTGGCAACTGCAGTCTAACCATACCCTGGGCATTTTTGAGGCAGGTATCTCGCAACCCGGCGAGATGGAAAAACTACAGCCCATTATCTGGCCAACCATCGGCATTTTCACCAACATCGGCACGGCCCACGACGAAGGTTTTGCCTCCCGTGAGCAGAAAGTGCAGGAGAAACTGAAGTTGTTCAGGGAGGTGGAACTGCTGTTTTACTGCTCCGACTACGAACTGCTGCACCAGGCGGTGCAGGCCCAACATATAAATTCCTTTACCTGGAGTCGCCAGTATCCGGAGGCTAACCTCTACATAAACGCTACCACCACCGCCGGCCACAGAACCATTGTGGTGTATACTTTCGGGGGCGAGAAGCAGCGCCTGGCTATTCCGTTTACGGACGAGGCCTCCGTAGAGAACGCGCTCCACTGCCTGGCCATACTGCTGCACCGCCGCCTGCCGCTCTCCGAGCTTCAGGACCGCCTGGACCGCCTGCACCCGGTGGCCATGCGCCTGGAGATGAAGGAGGCCATCAACGGCTGCTACCTCATTGACGATACCTACAATAACGACCTGGCAGGCCTGGCCATCGCCCTGAACCTGCAGGCCAGCCAGCCGCAGCGGGGGCAGCACACGCTCATACTTTCCGATGTGCTGGAGTCGGGCTTGCCGGAGACAGAACTCTACCGAAAGGTGGCGGAGCTGGTGCAGGCGCACCAGGTGCAGCGGCTGATTGCCATCGGTCCCACCATCAGCAAGTATAGCCACCTGTTCCCAACGGCTGCGTTCTATACTTCCACCGCTGATTTTTTAAAGGCTTTTGATCCTGCTAATTTCCGCAACGAGGTAATCCTGGTGAAAGGGGCGCGCGTGTTCGGGTTCGAGAAGATTGTGCAGGCCTTTCAGCAGAAAGTGCACGGCACGGTGCTGGAGGTGAACCTGGATGCACTGGTGCACAACCTGAACTACTACCGCGCCAAACTGGCCCCGGACACCAGGCTGATGGTAATGGTAAAGGCTTTCGCCTACGGCAGCGGCAGCTTCGAGGTAGCTAACCTGCTGCAGTTCCACCGGGTGGATTACCTGGCCGTGGCTTATGTAGACGAGGGCGTGGCCCTGCGCGAGAACGGCATCACGCTGCCGATCATGGTCATGAACCCCTCGCCGGACAGCTTTGCCAAGCTGCGGCAGTACAGCCTCGAGCCGGAGATTTATACCCTGGAGCAGCTGCAGGCCTTTGTGGTATCGCTGGAGTCGGATGCGGAGTATAAAATCCACCTGAAGCTGGACACAGGCATGCACCGCCTGGGCTTTGAGGAAGAAGATTTTGAGGCCCTGTTTGTCTTGCTGGAGCAGCACCCGCAGGTGCAGGTGGTCAGTACTTTCAGCCACTTGGCCGGCGCCGACGAAGCCATTCACAACGATTTCTCGCAGCTGCAGATCTCCCGTTTCAGAAGTATGGCAGCCAAGCTGGAGGAGCGTCTGAAGTATACACTCATCAAGCATATCCTTAACTCGGCGGGTATCGTGCGCTTTCCAGAGCACCACCTGGACATGGTGCGCCTGGGCATTGGCCTTTACGGCGTGGAGGCCACAGGCTCGGAGCAGGAGGCGCTGCGGCCCGTAAGTACGCTCAAGACCACCGTCTCGCAGGTGAAAAGCATTAAACAGGGCGATACGGTGGGCTACAGCCGCAAAGGCGTTGCCGACGCAGCTAAAACCACTGCCACGATCGCCATAGGCTATGCCGACGGCTATGATCGCCGCTTCAGCAATGGGGTGGGAGAGGTGCTCCTCAACGGCCATCGCTGCCCCATCATCGGCAACGTGTGCATGGATATGAGCATGGTAGACGTAACGGGCGTGGATGTAAAAGCCGGGGACACGGCCATCGTTTTCGGGCCGGAGCTGACGCTGGTGGAACTAGCGCAACGCGCGGGTACCATTCCCTATGAGCTTCTCACCAACGTAGGCACCCGGGTAAAGCGTGTCTTCTATTCGGAGTAA
- a CDS encoding EamA family transporter — METLNKKPYYAAGLAAFIIWGFIPFPLKALAEYPSGQILYFRVALSVGLLLLVSLLFRRKQLLATLTQVKSSNAREKRLFILYTFLGGVLLTTNWLSFIYVVNHIDIQTGSFSYLLCPILTAVLGFLLLKEELRTNQWLAIGLSALSCALIGSGEITSLLFSLLIALSYAFYLITQRILKAYDKIVLLKLQLVLAFAIIGPFYTFFTGGNARLDTHFFVQVGLLSAGFTVLPLFLNLYALKELTSGTIGILMYINPILNFTMAFLYFGEQTTGTKVAAYVLIFISVILYNINLKGRRKRGDGLVIPPVGTTAVVK; from the coding sequence ATGGAAACACTAAACAAAAAACCATATTATGCGGCGGGCCTAGCAGCGTTTATTATCTGGGGCTTTATCCCCTTTCCGCTTAAAGCGCTTGCTGAGTATCCCAGCGGGCAGATTTTATACTTCCGGGTAGCGCTGTCGGTGGGGTTGCTGCTGCTTGTCTCGCTGCTTTTCCGCCGTAAGCAACTGCTGGCAACGCTAACTCAAGTGAAGAGCTCCAACGCGCGCGAGAAGCGCCTGTTCATTCTTTATACTTTCCTGGGCGGGGTGCTGCTCACCACCAACTGGCTGTCCTTTATTTACGTGGTCAACCACATCGACATCCAAACTGGCTCCTTCTCCTATCTGCTGTGCCCTATACTTACGGCGGTGCTCGGCTTTTTATTGCTCAAGGAGGAGCTGCGCACCAACCAGTGGCTGGCTATCGGTCTGAGCGCGCTGAGTTGTGCCTTGATAGGCAGCGGCGAGATTACGAGCCTGCTGTTCAGTCTGCTCATAGCCTTGAGCTATGCCTTTTACCTGATCACGCAGCGTATCCTGAAGGCGTATGATAAGATCGTGCTCCTGAAGCTGCAGTTGGTGCTGGCCTTTGCTATCATCGGACCCTTTTATACTTTCTTTACCGGTGGCAATGCCCGGCTGGATACGCATTTTTTCGTGCAGGTGGGCTTGCTGAGTGCTGGCTTCACGGTGCTGCCGCTGTTCCTGAACCTCTATGCCCTCAAAGAGCTGACCTCCGGCACCATTGGCATCCTGATGTACATCAACCCGATCCTCAACTTCACGATGGCCTTTTTATACTTTGGCGAGCAAACCACGGGCACCAAAGTAGCGGCTTACGTGCTGATCTTTATCTCGGTGATCCTCTACAACATCAACCTGAAAGGCCGCAGGAAACGGGGCGATGGATTGGTGATACCGCCTGTGGGGACTACAGCGGTGGTGAAGTAA
- a CDS encoding FeoA family protein, which yields MQHKAEEHRKTRSVRDMEIGEQGVISSLEDPEMGLKLLEMGCIPGTEVKLNSRAPLGDPITIIVNNYTLSLRLDEAETILLKQ from the coding sequence GTGCAACACAAGGCAGAAGAGCATAGAAAAACCAGGTCGGTGCGTGACATGGAGATAGGTGAGCAAGGTGTGATCAGCTCTCTGGAGGACCCGGAGATGGGGCTGAAGTTGCTGGAAATGGGGTGCATCCCTGGTACAGAGGTAAAGTTGAACAGCCGTGCCCCTCTCGGCGACCCAATTACCATCATCGTCAACAACTACACCCTCTCCCTGCGTCTAGACGAAGCCGAGACCATATTACTCAAGCAGTAG
- the feoB gene encoding ferrous iron transport protein B produces the protein MTVATQPEIRPAKQGTARPAEVKIALIGNPNSGKTSLFNQLTGLNQKVGNFPGVTVDKKSGYSQLTPSIRAEIIDLPGSYSLYPKSMDERVITDLLYDTRARHFPDLVVVTADASNLKRNLLLFTQLADLQIPVVLALNMVDVAEQEGVKIDVEALQRELGVPVIPMNARRGSGMAALKIVVTQQLNATEKSFFTVPADLQPLLESIKTRFGLSNDYLALQYAHLYRSLKFLQEEDVAWLSEQLEKAGFKSNARQAEETIARYTRINELLLDAVRVEKADKDEKFSNRLDQILTHKVFGYLIFFGILFLIFQAIFAWASYPMDLIDASIAALNTLIQENFEGPLINLLTEGVIAGLGGVLIFIPQIAILFAFIAILEETGYMARVTFMMDKVMRKFGLNGKSVVPLISGVACAVPAVMSARTIENWKDRMITIFVTPLMSCSARIPVYTVLIALVVPETYYFGFMNLQGLVLMGLYLIGFVAAILSALLLKVILKARERSYFIMEFPTYKMPRWKNVGLTIVEKVKAFVFEAGKVIVAVSIILWVLASYGPGDSFERAEQQALAEARAEGLTEEQTENRIASHQLESSYAGVIGHVIEPVIKPLGYDWKIGIALLTSFAAREVFVGTMSTIYSIGEEENVTTIKEKLMSEKDANGDPFFTPARSFSLMIFYLFAMQCVSTLAIVRRETKSWTWPAAQLLYMSGLAYVMAFITYQLFR, from the coding sequence ATGACTGTAGCTACCCAACCTGAAATAAGACCGGCTAAGCAAGGTACTGCCCGGCCGGCAGAGGTCAAAATTGCCCTGATTGGCAATCCCAACTCTGGCAAGACATCGCTGTTTAACCAACTTACCGGCCTCAACCAGAAGGTGGGCAACTTCCCGGGTGTTACAGTCGATAAGAAATCAGGCTATAGCCAGCTTACCCCGTCTATCCGGGCCGAGATCATCGACCTGCCAGGCTCTTACAGCCTATACCCTAAGTCAATGGACGAGCGGGTGATAACCGACCTGCTCTACGATACCCGGGCAAGACACTTCCCGGATCTGGTCGTGGTGACGGCCGATGCCTCTAACCTGAAGCGCAACCTGCTACTATTCACACAGCTGGCCGACCTGCAGATACCGGTGGTGCTGGCCCTGAACATGGTGGATGTGGCTGAGCAGGAAGGTGTAAAGATTGATGTGGAGGCGCTGCAGCGTGAGCTGGGCGTGCCGGTTATACCTATGAACGCTCGCAGAGGAAGTGGAATGGCTGCCCTAAAGATTGTGGTGACGCAGCAGCTGAACGCGACCGAGAAGTCATTCTTCACAGTGCCCGCTGACCTGCAGCCATTGCTTGAAAGTATAAAAACACGCTTTGGCCTCAGCAACGATTACCTGGCGCTGCAGTATGCCCATCTGTACAGGAGTCTGAAATTCCTGCAGGAGGAGGACGTTGCCTGGCTGAGCGAGCAGCTGGAGAAGGCGGGCTTTAAATCCAATGCGCGGCAGGCCGAAGAAACCATTGCCCGCTATACCCGCATCAACGAGTTGCTGCTGGATGCCGTGCGCGTGGAGAAGGCTGATAAGGACGAGAAGTTCAGCAACCGCCTCGACCAGATCCTGACGCACAAGGTGTTTGGCTACCTCATCTTCTTCGGTATTCTCTTCCTCATCTTCCAGGCTATTTTTGCCTGGGCCAGCTACCCCATGGACCTGATTGACGCCAGCATCGCTGCGCTCAACACCCTGATCCAGGAGAACTTTGAAGGGCCGCTGATTAATCTGCTTACCGAAGGGGTAATTGCTGGTCTGGGCGGCGTGCTTATATTTATACCGCAGATCGCTATCCTTTTCGCTTTCATCGCCATACTGGAGGAGACCGGCTACATGGCCCGCGTCACCTTTATGATGGACAAGGTCATGCGTAAGTTCGGCCTGAACGGGAAGAGTGTGGTGCCGCTGATCTCTGGGGTGGCCTGTGCCGTGCCGGCCGTCATGTCGGCGCGTACCATCGAGAACTGGAAGGACCGCATGATCACCATCTTCGTGACACCGCTGATGAGTTGCTCGGCCCGTATACCGGTCTACACCGTATTGATCGCGCTGGTAGTGCCCGAGACGTACTACTTCGGCTTTATGAACCTGCAGGGGCTGGTGCTGATGGGCCTGTACCTGATCGGATTTGTGGCGGCCATACTTTCTGCATTGCTCCTCAAGGTTATCCTGAAAGCCCGTGAGCGCAGCTACTTCATCATGGAGTTCCCGACCTACAAGATGCCCCGCTGGAAAAACGTGGGCCTCACGATTGTGGAGAAGGTAAAGGCGTTCGTCTTTGAGGCCGGTAAAGTGATCGTGGCCGTCTCGATCATACTTTGGGTGTTGGCCTCCTACGGCCCCGGCGACAGCTTTGAGCGGGCTGAGCAGCAGGCGCTCGCAGAGGCGCGTGCCGAAGGGCTGACCGAGGAGCAGACCGAGAACAGGATCGCCTCGCATCAACTGGAGTCTTCTTACGCCGGTGTTATTGGCCATGTCATAGAGCCGGTTATCAAGCCGCTGGGCTACGACTGGAAGATTGGAATAGCCTTGCTTACCTCCTTTGCCGCCCGTGAGGTGTTTGTGGGCACCATGTCCACCATCTACAGTATAGGCGAGGAGGAGAACGTGACCACGATCAAAGAAAAGCTGATGTCGGAGAAAGACGCCAACGGTGACCCCTTCTTCACACCGGCACGCAGCTTCTCGCTCATGATCTTTTACCTTTTCGCCATGCAGTGTGTGAGCACACTGGCCATCGTCCGCCGCGAGACCAAGAGCTGGACCTGGCCAGCAGCCCAGTTGCTTTACATGAGCGGCCTGGCCTACGTGATGGCCTTCATCACGTATCAGTTGTTTCGCTAA